A single window of Debaryomyces hansenii CBS767 chromosome F complete sequence DNA harbors:
- a CDS encoding DEHA2F05390p (similar to uniprot|P23796 Saccharomyces cerevisiae YMR283C RIT1 Modifies initiator methionine tRNA to distinguish it from elongator methionine tRNA): MDKLTLSHLDINSVTKELRKDSLSIKNRLQSIIYDASFVETTKDKFKLPLIPNERCGLWYLPPNEQKDTSYFKSTDGHTGQWSFSLRRLNFHLLPIISAYGGIAIIDSTRKGKLMPDALSKTIPIWCAVLNTILYEGDSDKDILDGLGLEKDSTDAKFLLSLKNEHNWVSTPKYMVFASERNEISKLIDSFAKEVKKLGLVTKEKLMSHLDGKKKPLIPQWHYPGCKNNDEEIVNNDSFFFDHRQESNTERTYFLVQCVTASKKTNVYGGSILTVRNNLTNGEIKLTSWYYIQGSADDHELWATKDICNGNLNSGFFWEHIFADNGKRNDDIIDNDTGYIYDWISENELVLRMNRTYEKYVKHRALLSNEDLDLDLSHVKTDSNDTGIIFGIIDRNMNYNSFITTYKNVSQLVILSELFSISNIPDNPKVTILQYKVESSKKGSKKLREIFPTLIPQINLQNASKNNTIMILCDTGKDISAGLVLVLLCKHFDLDWAPLQCCPKINKDLVKQQVGLLLNVRKVNPSRNTLQSVNTFIM, from the coding sequence ATGGATAAATTGACACTAAGTCACTTGGATATAAATAGTGTAACTAAAGAGCTTAGAAAAGACTCGTTATCCATTAAAAATAGGCTTCAATCTATTATATACGATGCGCTGTTTGTTGAAACAACGAAGGATAAGTTTAAATTACCATTGATTCCTAACGAAAGATGTGGATTATGGTATCTACCGCCAAATGAACAAAAGGATACATCTTATTTCAAATCTACTGATGGCCATACAGGTCAATggtcattttctttaagaagattaaattttcatctattACCAATAATAAGTGCTTACGGAGGTATTGcaataattgattcaaCAAGAAAAGGGAAGCTTATGCCTGATGCGTTGCTGAAGACGATTCCAATCTGGTGTGCTGTTTTGAATACTATACTATATGAAGGGGACAGTGATAAAGACATACTAGATGGACTTGGATTAGAAAAAGATTCTACCGATGCCAAATTTCTTTTGTCCTTGAAGAATGAACACAATTGGGTCTCAACACCAAAATATATGGTATTTGCTAGcgaaagaaatgaaatcTCGAAGCTCATAGACTCTTTTGCAAAAGAGGTAAAGAAGTTAGGTTTAGTTACTAAAGAAAAGCTAATGCTGCATCTTGATGGAAAAAAAAAGCCCTTAATACCCCAATGGCATTATCCAGGATGtaagaataatgatgaagaaattgttaacaatgattcttttttctttgatcaTAGACAAGAGTCAAATACTGAAAGAACTTATTTCTTGGTTCAATGCGTAACAGCGTCTAAAAAGACGAATGTATATGGTGGTTCAATACTCACAGTTAGAAACAATTTGACTAATGGTGAGATAAAACTAACTTCTTGGTATTATATTCAAGGCTCTGCGGATGACCACGAGCTTTGGGCTACAAAAGACATCTGTAATGGCAATCTCAATTCCGGATTTTTCTGGGAACATATTTTTGCTGATAATGGTAAACgaaatgatgatataattgACAATGATACGGGATATATTTATGACTGGATTTCGGAAAATGAACTCGTCTTGAGGATGAATAGGACTTACGAAAAATATGTGAAGCATAGAGCTTTGTTATCCAACGAGGATCTTGATTTAGATTTAAGTCATGTGAAAACTGATTCCAATGATACTGGAATAATATTTGGTATCATAGACAGGAACATGAACTATAACTCTTTCATTACTACGTATAAGAATGTGAGTCAGTTAGTAATATTGAGTGAGTTATTCAGTATCTCGAATATTCCCGATAATCCAAAAGTCACTATATTGCAATATAAAGTTGAATCTTCTAAGAAAGGATCAAAGAAACTAAGGGAAATTTTTCCTACGCTTATCCCTcaaataaatcttcaaaatgcttcaaaaaataatacTATTATGATTCTTTGTGACACTGGAAAGGATATCAGCGCTGGTTTAGTCTTAGTTTTATTGTGCAAGCATTTCGACTTAGATTGGGCCCCACTTCAATGCTGTcctaaaattaataaagatTTGGTTAAACAACAAGTGGGCCTCTTGCTAAATGTTAGGAAAGTTAATCCTAGTCGAAATACTTTGCAGAGTGTAAATACTTTTATAATGTAA
- a CDS encoding DEHA2F05412p (similar to uniprot|P38777 Saccharomyces cerevisiae YHR049W FSH1 Serine hydrolase that localizes to both the nucleus and cytoplasm): MTVTKKILCLPGYLQSGKVFAEKSSGLRKLLTKKLNLQLDYVNPPFVIKNKEDLPFILAEEVEDADQKWKSIIDQNCNRCWWQHQDPNVYEGFDESLKFLVEYIKTNGPYDGIIGFSQGAAMSAIVTNVISELLPNHKNFQIAVFFSGFAFTEPVDPSKDNKLNLNYHIDDINEYKTKVKIINSYERYYNDMHSNTKILNIYGSKDMTVPGIRSQYLSTTFKNENLTEYIHEGGHFIPNKKQFLSPIIEDFREIFDIRSNL, translated from the coding sequence ATGACAGTAACTAAGAAAATACTATGTTTGCCCGGGTATTTGCAGAGTGGAAAGGTATTTGCTGAAAAGTCATCAGGACTTCGTAAACTTCTTACAAAGAAACTTAACCTCCAGTTGGATTACGTAAATCCGCCATTCGTAATTAAGAACAAAGAGGACTTACCATTTATATTAGCTGAAGAGGTGGAAGATGCGGACCAAAAATGGAAATCTATAATTGACCAGAATTGTAATAGATGCTGGTGGCAACACCAAGATCCAAATGTGTATGAAGGTTTTGatgaatcattgaaatttttagTAGAATATATCAAGACAAATGGCCCTTATGATGGTATAATAGGATTTTCACAGGGAGCTGCTATGAGTGCAATTGTAACTAACGTAATAAGCGAGTTACTCCCTAATCATAAAAACTTTCAGATTGCGGTCTTTTTCTCTGGGTTTGCATTTACTGAGCCAGTTGACCCATCCAAGGACAACAAGTTGAATTTAAACTATCACATCGACGATATAAACGAATATAAGACTAAGGTAAAGATAATCAACAGTTATGAGAGATATTATAATGATATGCATTCAAATACTAAAATCCTTAACATATATGGCTCTAAAGATATGACCGTTCCTGGTATTCGGTCGCAGTATTTGTCAACAACGTTCAAGAATGAGAATTTGACAGAATACATACACGAAGGAGGGCATTTCATACCAAATAAGAAGCAATTTCTTTCTCCAATCATTGAAGATTTTAGAGAGATCTTTGATATTAgatcaaatttataa
- a CDS encoding DEHA2F05434p (weakly similar to uniprot|P32783 Saccharomyces cerevisiae YBR236C ABD1 Methyltransferase catalyzes the transfer of a methyl group from S-adenosylmethionine to the GpppN terminus of capped mRNA and similar to CA4342|IPF3629 Candida albicans IPF3629), whose protein sequence is MSDKEAGVASSLGSNSPINKDEVDVKNTEEHSKQESKSDINKPPLKKIKADDGIDISDSFSRRENKGNNKVISSVYNDENKKTPAWMKSKTTDKYDKYGSRSTPIATPTAPVNNPDERYSKYMTNSVNSNDRVRRPPTETTSSQYDKKRAHDEAEDDVVAPYSNLAVANPSSNLYQTFQSHINNREGKDINSIVRSHYNQRTQQSKFQGSRTKSPIYKLRNFNNAIKYILLGNWVKPNPDSNRPTVILDLCCGKGGDLNKCEFVSVDQYIGIDISDASIKEAFSRYSRNKARFIPQTAESKKERDTRRYNFEACFATGDCFSSSIPEILEPNFPGIIDGLFPVDCVSLQFAMHYAFETEEKVHQLLTNVTKSLRAGGTLIGTIPSSDFIRDKIVNRAFIDQENRKFGNDLYSVTFHKDPPDEGVFRPPFGNGYNYSLKDAIDDVPEYVVPFEVFRGLCEEYGLVLKYKKNFIDIFNQEIPKYFSKLNKNLIEGMKRSDGKYGAEGLEKEAVGFYIGFVFEKLGN, encoded by the coding sequence ATGTCAGATAAAGAAGCAGGCGTTGCCAGCTCATTGGGCTCTAATTCTCCTATTAATAAGGATGAAGTAGACGTGAAAAATACAGAAGAACATTCAAAACAAGAATCCAAATCCGATATTAACAAGCCACCGCTCAAGAAGATTAAAGCAGATGATGGTATAGATATATCGGATTCTTTTTCTAGAAGAGAGAACAAAGGCAATAATAAGGTTATATCTTCGGTATACAacgatgaaaataaaaagacTCCAGCGTGGATGAAGAGTAAGACAACTGATAAGTATGATAAATATGGTTCAAGATCTACACCGATTGCAACGCCGACTGCTCCAGTTAATAACCCAGATGAAAGGTATTCCAAATATATGACTAACTCTGTCAATTCGAATGATAGAGTAAGAAGGCCACCTACTGAAACGACATCTAGTCAATATGATAAGAAGCGAGCACACGATGAAGCTGAAGATGATGTCGTAGCTCCGTACAGTAATCTCGCAGTTGCGAATCCATCATCGAATTTATATCAAACCTTTCAAAGTCATATAAACAATAGAGAAGGCAAAGACATCAACAGTATCGTTAGGTCACATTATAATCAAAGGACTCAAcaatcaaaatttcaaggaTCTAGAACGAAATCACCCATTTACAAATTAAGaaacttcaataatgctattaaatatatcttATTGGGTAATTGGGTTAAGCCCAATCCAGACTCCAACCGCCCAACTGTCATACTTGATTTATGCTGCGGTAAAGGAGGAGACTTAAATAAATGTGAATTCGTTTCGGTCGATCAGTATATTGGAATTGACATATCAGATGCATCGATTAAGGAAGCATTTTCGagatattcaagaaataagGCTCGTTTTATTCCACAAACAGCCGAAAGTAAGAAGGAAAGAGATACCAGAAGGTATAATTTCGAAGCATGCTTTGCTACTGGTGACTGTTTCAGCAGTAGTATACCTGAAATTTTGGAGCCAAATTTTCCTGGGATAATAGACGGCTTGTTTCCTGTAGATTGTGTTTCTTTACAATTTGCAATGCACTATGCCTTTGAGACAGAAGAGAAGGTGCATCAACTATTGACAAACGTGACCAAGTCGTTAAGGGCCGGTGGTACGCTTATTGGCACTATTCCGTCATCAGACTTTATTAGAGATAAAATAGTGAATCGTGCTTTTattgatcaagaaaatagaAAGTTTGGTAATGATTTATACTCGGTTACTTTCCATAAAGATCCGCCAGATGAAGGTGTCTTCCGACCACCTTTTGGTAATGGATATAATTATAGTTTAAAGGATGCGATCGACGATGTTCCAGAATATGTTGTTCCTTTTGAAGTCTTCCGTGGCTTATGTGAAGAATATGGCTTGGTCTTAAAATATAAGAAAAACTTTATTGACATTTTTAACCAAGAAATACCGAAATATTTCTccaaattaaataaaaatttaatcGAGGGAATGAAGAGATCGGATGGAAAATATGGAGCTGAAGgacttgaaaaagaagCTGTAGGCTTCTATATAGGTtttgtatttgaaaaacttGGTAATTGA
- a CDS encoding DEHA2F05456p (weakly similar to uniprot|P47166 Saccharomyces cerevisiae YJR134C SGM1 Protein of unknown function required for wild-type growth rate on galactose and mannose): MAKKNNKKATKKNEVAKKDIDMKKPDTKAVEEGESQETDREESTVDETAIEDPIISEDVSNIEPDTEQNNEVGIDHEQDIPAVVVSESNPTDTVVDSEEARQASIATTDTPPKTKKRLTLSERLALAAKGKKQRSSTPTPTSSAAGTPPATGSDEPKNVIIKEENDPLAENKVTIKDEEKVGKTGSESELASDGKYRDELKQLAAEIENLKANNSELSEENKQLKSQSSKPGNINKETIQLKEQLASKDETIEQLMKEGQVLSVKELKLNESIKKLKASNNDLEQSLNDYSKKNEQVLLKLNEQEDFLKKHKFKSINQLIDDYNDISKKLSQSNDDLEKEKQLDWEGKYKEQQRLYETESSERKQSIKKLNELKIQFDMSKKQNSLELESKNTTINDLKRSISSIRDENSKEIYRLENKIESLRVENERSPGSLSGNKDYNNCERNDTDTISNPKQIDYEEFVKLSNNHHSLQQQYLSSQENWKLIESNLLNKIDVLTSSVDSLKKSKSKSMNEIQKLQNSLQRKMEEYDQLIEKFDELTNEKEEIVFQNQVKDTDYQELQEKFDKFQQIYNTDRQNLNSKIKQLTESLEKSKNNSNTSLGPFEQTSPNRQNLNGLHLNLEPPKLMKHHSSNSINDASYNNSGWPDIKFGESSTTPAVSREYSAVFMNRSHNNSSASLMDNVDTATELANDNYSFNSKYPSHMGNGSISGIIPTSGNNNIQLINKMSSNIRRLEIELSTMKDENTQLSLDKEQAQQEILKQFKLMEEVNSLKKQITTLQTEIDQKSRQEETMLELIGEKSEQVEELRADVQDLKDLCKLQVQQMIEIQESK, from the coding sequence ATGGCgaaaaagaacaataaGAAAGCTACCAAGAAGAATGAGGTAGCGAAGAAGGATATTGATATGAAAAAACCGGATACGAAGGCTGTAGAGGAAGGTGAATCACAAGAAACAGATAGAGAGGAAAGCACAGTCGACGAGACAGCGATCGAAGATCCAATAATTTCTGAAGACGTTTCTAACATAGAACCTGATACTGAACAGAATAATGAAGTAGGAATAGATCACGAACAAGATATACCGGCGGTTGTTGTATCAGAATCAAATCCAACCGATACTGTAGTTGATTCTGAAGAAGCCCGACAAGCTTCAATTGCAACCACTGATACTCCTCCTAAAACGAAGAAAAGATTAACATTACTGGAGAGATTGGCATTAGCAGCAAAGGGAAAAAAACAGAGATCATCTACTCCTACACCGACGTCATCAGCTGCTGGAACTCCTCCAGCTACTGGTTCCGATGAACCAAAGAACGTAATCATAAAAGAGGAAAACGACCCATTAGCTGAGAATAAAGTTACCATAaaagacgaagaaaaggTAGGTAAAACTGGACTGGAAAGTGAGCTCGCATCAGACGGTAAATACCGGGATGAACTTAAACAACTAGCGGCCGAAATAGAGAATTTGAAAGCTAATAATTCCGAGTTAtctgaagaaaataaacaaTTGAAGTCACAATCGTCTAAACCtggaaatattaataaagagACAATCCAATTGAAAGAACAGTTGGCATCTAAAgatgaaacaattgaacAACTAATGAAAGAGGGACAAGTTTTATCCGTAAAGGAATTAAAGCTAAACGAAAgtattaaaaaattaaaggcatcaaataatgatttagaGCAATCATTGAatgattattcaaaaaagaATGAGCAAGTATTACTTAAATTGAATGAGCAAGAAGACTTCCTAAAAAAGCATAAATTCAAGTCcattaatcaattgattgaCGATTACAATGACATTTCTAAAAAACTATCTCAAtctaatgatgatttagagaaagaaaagcaaCTAGATTGGGAGGGAAAATATAAGGAACAACAAAGACTTTACGAAACTGAGTCCTCTGAAAGAAAACAGtctataaaaaaattgaatgaactcaaaattcaatttgacATGTCAAAGAAGCAAAATTCTCTTGAATTGGAATCAAAAAATACCACTATTAATGACTTGAAAAGAAGTATAAGCAGTATAAGAGATGAGAATTCAAAGGAGATTTATCGTCtagaaaacaaaattgaGTCTTTAAGAGTCGAAAATGAGCGTTCTCCTGGCAGTTTGAGCGGCAATAAAGATTACAATAATTGTGAAAGAAATGACACTGATACCATTCTGAATCCTAAACAAATAGACtatgaagaatttgttaaattGTCAAATAACCATCATAGTTTGCAACAACAGTATTTATCTTCACAAgaaaattggaaattaATCGAATCAAATCTATTGAATAAGATAGATGTATTGACCTCATCTGTggattctttgaaaaagtcTAAATCGAAGTCaatgaatgaaattcaaaagcTTCAAAACAGtttacaaagaaaaatggaagaatatgatcaattgattgaaaagtttGACGAATTgacaaatgaaaaagaagaaattgtttttCAAAACCAAGTTAAAGATACTGATTATCAAGAATTACAAgagaaatttgataaatttcaGCAAATTTACAATACTGACCGCCAAAACCTTAATTCTAAAATTAAGCAGTTGACAGAGTCATTAGAAAAATCGAAGAATAATAGTAACACTAGTTTGGGTCCATTTGAACAAACTTCCCCAAACAGGCAAAATTTAAACGGTTTGCATCTTAACCTTGAACCTCCAAAACTTATGAAACACCATTCATCAAATAGTATTAATGACGCATCGTACAATAATTCTGGATGGCCAGATATAAAATTTGGTGAATCTTCAACCACACCAGCTGTTTCGAGAGAATACTCCGCAGTATTTATGAACCGGTCGCATAATAATTCTCTGGCTTCCTTAATGGACAATGTCGATACGGCGACTGAGCTAGCCAATGATAACTATTCcttcaattccaaatacCCAAGTCATATGGGTAATGGTAGCATATCGGGTATCATTCCAACATctggtaataataatattcaattgataaacaaaatgaGTTCAAATATAAGGAGATtggaaattgaattaagTACTATGAAAGATGAAAATACTCAGTTGTCTTTGGATAAAGAACAAGCTCAGCAGGAAATATTAAAGcaatttaaattaatgGAAGAAGTCAATAGTCTCAAGAAACAAATAACTACATTGCAAACTGAAATAGATCAGAAGTCGAGGCAAGAAGAAACAATGCTAGAATTAATCGGGGAAAAATCCGAGCAAGTTGAGGAATTAAGAGCTGACGTTcaagatttgaaagatcTATGCAAATTGCAAGTCCAACAAATGATTGAGATTCAAGAATCAAAGTAA